A window of the Streptomyces sp. NBC_00299 genome harbors these coding sequences:
- a CDS encoding DUF6207 family protein produces MKTPHRRNPLGSLGVVPYMDPINEAHVREPGLLVVDVAAADDDTALAFQQLLADRWATAVAERTMRDAGEPGVRLRCYLDLRQPISPAAPDEALAPRSDAMDSVGGGPGGMTT; encoded by the coding sequence GTGAAGACACCACACCGGCGGAACCCGCTCGGCAGCCTGGGCGTAGTGCCGTACATGGACCCCATCAACGAGGCGCACGTGCGTGAGCCCGGCCTCCTGGTTGTCGACGTCGCGGCCGCCGACGACGACACCGCGCTCGCCTTCCAGCAGCTGCTCGCAGACCGGTGGGCAACGGCGGTAGCGGAGCGGACGATGCGTGATGCGGGGGAGCCCGGCGTCCGGCTGCGCTGCTACCTGGACCTGCGCCAGCCGATCAGCCCGGCCGCGCCGGACGAAGCCCTGGCACCCCGGTCTGACGCGATGGATTCCGTCGGGGGCGGGCCGGGTGGTATGACTACATAG
- a CDS encoding DUF6207 family protein produces the protein MRHGVRVQHARIAARRILPGPGRRLSAHSVGQLLADGWATATAERTTRGAGEPGVRLRCYLDLRQPLSPVARDEAPPLVSAAASQRRRRADSCPPRPPPPRRRRLAWKIRRPS, from the coding sequence ATACGCCACGGTGTACGCGTTCAGCACGCCAGGATCGCAGCGCGCCGGATTCTTCCCGGCCCAGGCCGAAGGCTGAGCGCTCACTCGGTCGGCCAGCTGCTCGCAGACGGGTGGGCGACGGCGACAGCGGAGCGGACGACGCGGGGTGCGGGGGAGCCCGGCGTCCGGCTGCGCTGCTACCTGGACTTGCGCCAGCCGCTCAGCCCGGTCGCGCGGGACGAAGCCCCGCCACTGGTCAGCGCAGCCGCATCACAGCGACGACGGCGTGCCGACTCGTGCCCGCCACGACCTCCACCACCACGTCGCCGACGGCTGGCGTGGAAGATACGCCGGCCTTCGTGA
- a CDS encoding ABC-three component system protein: MAEAEEAAQEEEGPVFEGIPMPSSPSQVVLAPPMQGAPLLTAKQYLYTYSDVQWEEFTVEWVRALGHPYVLVTRMGGAGDRGADVAACLTRQGTNGEWHCYQCKHYQDALQPADAWPEIVKIFVAKVLGVYELPTRYIFVAPKIGSYLTRYLANPATLKAEFFKAWNKANSKLGAELEAGVRAAVEALADANDFSMFEARNIDWIVELHRTTPHHARRFPTPLGRRPAVERPPSEQGAQEAVYVRKLLAAYNEKYGLQLQTLQEARAHARTQRHLARQREAFYSAEALRVFARESVPYETYEAVETDLFETVIEAEEREYDLGYERLTAVLEAAVHHQPNPANILAPVITVRDRKGLCHHLANDGQLTWCKEESQ, from the coding sequence ATGGCTGAGGCGGAGGAAGCGGCTCAAGAAGAAGAGGGGCCGGTCTTTGAGGGCATTCCAATGCCGAGCTCGCCGTCCCAGGTCGTCCTGGCACCTCCCATGCAGGGTGCCCCGCTGCTCACCGCCAAGCAGTACCTGTACACGTACTCGGATGTGCAGTGGGAAGAGTTCACCGTCGAGTGGGTCCGCGCTCTGGGGCACCCATATGTGCTGGTGACGCGCATGGGTGGGGCTGGAGACCGTGGTGCCGACGTCGCTGCCTGCTTGACTCGCCAGGGCACGAACGGTGAGTGGCATTGCTATCAGTGCAAGCACTACCAGGACGCGCTTCAGCCGGCGGACGCGTGGCCGGAGATCGTCAAGATCTTCGTGGCGAAGGTGCTCGGCGTGTACGAGTTGCCGACCCGCTACATCTTCGTGGCACCGAAGATCGGCTCGTACCTGACCCGCTACCTGGCCAATCCGGCGACGCTGAAAGCAGAGTTCTTCAAGGCCTGGAACAAGGCAAACTCCAAGCTCGGCGCAGAGCTGGAAGCGGGCGTCCGCGCGGCGGTCGAGGCGCTCGCCGACGCCAACGACTTCTCCATGTTCGAGGCCCGGAACATCGATTGGATCGTGGAGCTGCATCGCACGACGCCACATCATGCCCGACGCTTCCCGACCCCGCTCGGGCGCCGGCCCGCGGTTGAGCGGCCTCCGTCGGAGCAGGGCGCGCAGGAGGCGGTCTACGTCCGAAAGCTTCTGGCGGCCTACAACGAGAAGTACGGCCTCCAGTTGCAGACTCTCCAGGAGGCCCGCGCCCACGCCCGGACGCAGCGGCACCTGGCGCGCCAGCGGGAAGCCTTCTACAGCGCCGAAGCCCTGCGGGTCTTCGCCCGTGAGAGCGTCCCGTACGAGACGTACGAGGCGGTCGAGACGGATCTCTTCGAGACCGTGATCGAGGCTGAGGAACGCGAGTACGACCTCGGCTACGAGCGGCTGACTGCCGTCTTGGAAGCAGCCGTGCACCATCAGCCGAACCCCGCCAACATCCTCGCCCCGGTCATCACCGTCCGCGACCGAAAGGGCCTGTGCCACCACCTTGCAAACGATGGCCAGCTGACCTGGTGCAAAGAGGAGTCGCAATGA
- a CDS encoding ABC-three component system middle component 2 produces MSPLNSPLEVGVRALVLLAETFPRRLDVAQLVYLDHAMLHSGDLDGGPDSLHPDLPVGPGELGLRRRLIEQGLVVLMRAGLADMTATAEGFLYGATDEAASFLEVLEAPYLGQLKERAEWLTSAYMHEGTDVRDGMKQITQDWTDRSRADVPNHGEDEIQ; encoded by the coding sequence GTGAGCCCTCTCAACAGCCCGCTGGAAGTCGGTGTCCGCGCCCTCGTGCTGCTGGCCGAGACCTTCCCGCGGCGCCTCGACGTTGCGCAGCTCGTGTACCTCGATCACGCGATGCTCCACAGCGGCGACCTCGACGGCGGACCGGACAGTCTCCACCCGGACCTTCCCGTCGGCCCCGGAGAGCTGGGCCTGCGGCGACGCCTCATCGAGCAAGGGCTCGTCGTGCTGATGCGCGCGGGCCTCGCCGACATGACCGCGACCGCGGAGGGCTTCCTCTACGGCGCGACAGACGAAGCCGCCAGCTTCCTAGAGGTCCTCGAAGCCCCCTACCTCGGCCAGCTCAAGGAACGCGCGGAGTGGCTGACCTCGGCGTACATGCATGAAGGAACGGACGTCCGCGACGGCATGAAGCAGATCACCCAGGACTGGACCGACCGATCCCGGGCCGACGTCCCCAACCACGGGGAGGACGAGATCCAGTGA
- a CDS encoding class I SAM-dependent methyltransferase produces MLEHQDETRTAYDGVVELYASMFTSRLETRPFARNMIGTFAELVRDTGNLRVADVGCGPGHLTAMLHDLGLDAFGIDLSPAMVDHARRAEPTLRFDEARMEALPVEDGTLGGVLAHYSMIHTPPGELPALLAEQVRVLAPGGLLLVSFFGTEGPEPVRFDHKVAPAYSWPAEQFAELLAEAGLVTVARLLHDPATERGFLDTHLLARRP; encoded by the coding sequence GTGTTAGAACACCAGGATGAGACCAGGACGGCCTACGACGGGGTCGTCGAGCTCTATGCGTCGATGTTCACTAGTCGGTTGGAGACGCGGCCGTTCGCTCGGAACATGATCGGCACCTTCGCCGAGCTCGTGCGTGATACGGGGAACTTGCGGGTAGCCGACGTCGGGTGCGGACCCGGTCATCTCACGGCCATGCTCCACGACTTGGGGCTGGATGCCTTCGGGATCGACCTCTCCCCGGCCATGGTCGACCACGCTCGGCGGGCCGAGCCGACGCTGCGGTTCGACGAAGCACGAATGGAGGCCCTGCCGGTCGAGGACGGCACGCTCGGTGGAGTGCTGGCCCACTACTCGATGATCCATACCCCACCTGGAGAACTGCCCGCGCTACTCGCTGAGCAGGTGCGTGTTCTGGCGCCAGGGGGTCTGCTCTTGGTGTCCTTCTTCGGCACCGAAGGGCCGGAGCCGGTCCGCTTCGATCACAAGGTGGCGCCCGCCTACAGCTGGCCGGCGGAGCAGTTTGCCGAGTTGCTGGCCGAGGCTGGGCTCGTCACGGTGGCTCGGTTGCTCCACGACCCAGCAACCGAGCGCGGCTTCCTCGACACACACTTGCTGGCCCGCCGTCCGTAG
- a CDS encoding NUDIX domain-containing protein: protein MDELVERVDDQDRVLGVLVSRRQAIREGWLHRVAVTVCRDERGRVLVHRRSEQLLRFPGLHEVVVGGAVDVGESYEQAAARELTEELGIRVLPRLLFTFINRSGLSPHWLGVHEALVPDTVAADPDEVAWHGWLTEPELRSALIEWRFTPDSHEAFSRYLAFRTTQS from the coding sequence GTGGACGAACTGGTGGAGCGTGTCGACGATCAAGATCGTGTGCTGGGGGTGCTGGTCAGCCGCCGTCAGGCCATCCGGGAGGGGTGGCTGCACCGGGTCGCCGTGACAGTCTGTCGTGATGAGCGCGGTCGGGTTCTCGTTCACCGGCGGTCGGAGCAGCTGTTGCGCTTCCCCGGGCTCCACGAAGTCGTGGTCGGTGGCGCCGTGGATGTCGGTGAGTCCTACGAACAGGCTGCTGCGCGGGAGCTGACCGAAGAGCTGGGGATTCGTGTACTGCCGCGCTTGCTGTTCACGTTCATCAATCGCAGCGGTTTGAGCCCTCACTGGCTCGGCGTGCATGAAGCCCTGGTGCCTGACACCGTGGCCGCCGATCCTGATGAGGTCGCCTGGCATGGCTGGCTGACCGAGCCGGAGCTGCGGTCGGCCCTGATCGAGTGGCGCTTCACCCCCGACAGCCACGAAGCCTTCAGCCGGTATCTCGCGTTCCGGACCACGCAGTCCTGA
- a CDS encoding replication-relaxation family protein produces the protein MAGKRKTNEAGSTNNLRTDVLCVLGVLKAATADQIQRLSSPHLTYRHTTKETAAARKEARTASHRGALNDLRRHGLSVDGGRTRGGEEVRLLTKDGLAAAGLELDRGPEEMGGTPKSAGRSGASHAMTVNETILAMIRPKPDLHLVAGEPADAIAAAQAWVDASDGIGSIASYATEVALPATGTWKNPGVGCAWADLVLTAPEAGAPLLFIEADNCTENAAKIAAKFDKYMRHFHRKTKDTDGQDKPMWRTRWSAPDPQWGDATHPPVLLVFHQVGPRPALNQMKKVAALTREHWQGQGADGFHLYKGKMPIVATTLELLREHGPSGPVFWRFGREGRQSLWDAIGNPRRHAALARRDEEARRRIAQEAAEREAQRPACADCGQKFTDDRWKASIAVDWGRGDSHPRLCDDCKARALEAERQAEQAERDRQEQERQEEEAAQASKAGGWLGRWRS, from the coding sequence ATGGCGGGCAAGCGCAAGACGAACGAGGCGGGATCGACGAACAACCTGCGCACCGATGTGCTGTGCGTGCTCGGGGTGCTCAAGGCGGCGACGGCGGATCAGATCCAGCGGCTGTCCTCACCGCACCTGACGTACCGGCACACGACGAAGGAGACGGCAGCCGCGCGGAAGGAGGCGCGCACCGCCTCCCATCGCGGCGCGCTCAACGATCTGCGACGACATGGCCTATCCGTCGACGGCGGCCGCACCCGAGGGGGAGAGGAGGTGCGCCTGCTCACCAAGGACGGGCTGGCCGCTGCCGGACTCGAGTTGGACCGGGGGCCGGAGGAGATGGGCGGCACGCCCAAGAGCGCGGGCCGCTCGGGGGCTTCGCACGCGATGACGGTCAACGAGACGATCCTCGCGATGATCCGTCCGAAGCCCGACCTTCACCTGGTGGCCGGTGAGCCGGCCGATGCCATCGCGGCCGCCCAGGCCTGGGTCGACGCATCCGACGGGATCGGCAGCATCGCCTCCTACGCCACCGAGGTCGCCCTCCCGGCGACGGGAACGTGGAAGAACCCCGGCGTGGGATGTGCGTGGGCCGACCTCGTCCTCACCGCCCCGGAGGCGGGGGCGCCGCTGTTGTTCATCGAGGCCGACAACTGCACCGAAAACGCCGCGAAGATAGCCGCGAAGTTCGACAAGTACATGCGTCACTTCCACCGCAAGACGAAGGACACCGACGGCCAGGACAAGCCGATGTGGCGCACCCGCTGGTCCGCTCCCGATCCCCAGTGGGGCGACGCGACGCACCCGCCGGTCCTGCTCGTCTTCCACCAGGTCGGCCCGCGGCCCGCGCTGAACCAGATGAAGAAGGTCGCCGCCCTCACCCGCGAGCACTGGCAGGGCCAGGGGGCCGACGGCTTCCACCTCTACAAGGGGAAGATGCCGATCGTGGCGACCACGCTGGAGCTGCTGCGCGAACACGGCCCGTCCGGACCCGTGTTCTGGCGCTTCGGCCGCGAGGGCCGACAGAGCCTCTGGGACGCAATCGGCAACCCCCGCCGCCATGCCGCCCTCGCCCGCCGTGACGAAGAGGCGCGGCGCCGTATCGCGCAGGAAGCAGCCGAACGCGAGGCTCAGCGTCCGGCGTGCGCCGACTGCGGACAGAAGTTCACCGACGACCGGTGGAAAGCCAGCATCGCGGTCGACTGGGGCCGCGGGGACAGTCACCCGCGCCTGTGCGACGACTGCAAGGCGAGGGCGCTCGAGGCGGAGCGGCAGGCGGAACAGGCCGAACGCGACCGGCAGGAGCAGGAGCGCCAGGAGGAAGAGGCGGCGCAGGCATCGAAGGCCGGCGGCTGGCTCGGACGCTGGCGCAGCTGA